The Cucumis melo cultivar AY chromosome 6, USDA_Cmelo_AY_1.0, whole genome shotgun sequence genome includes a region encoding these proteins:
- the LOC103491749 gene encoding class I heat shock protein-like, whose product MSLILNEIFDPFLSMINQCPVLNTPTDWKETPAAHVFIADLPGLKKDQVKVEVMEDGDGRLLQISGDRGDDATAANDKNDESSGHKWRRVERCRGKFCRRFRLPGNVKADEVSAAMENGVLRVTVPKEEVKKPEKKVIEIEGL is encoded by the exons ATGTCTTTGATTCTCAACGAAATCTTCGATCCATTTCTTTCTATGATTAACCAATGTCCTGTTTTGAATACCCCCACTGACTGGAAAGAGACTCCGGCTGCTCACGTCTTCATCGCAGATTTGCCCGGGTTGAAGAAAGATCAG GTCAAGGTAGAGGTGATGGAGGACGGTGATGGACGGTTGCTGCAGATAAGCGGAGATAGAGGAGACGACGCTACTGCCGCTAATGACAAGAACGATGAGAGTAGTGGTCATAAATGGCGTCGTGTGGAGCGTTGTCGGGGGAAATTCTGCAGGAGGTTCCGGCTGCCGGGGAATGTGAAGGCGGATGAAGTGAGCGCGGCGATGGAGAACGGAGTTTTGAGAGTGACGGTGCCAAAAGAGGAAGTGAAGAAGCCGGAGAAGAAGGTGATTGAGATTGAAGGACTTTAG